A genomic region of Ochotona princeps isolate mOchPri1 chromosome 17, mOchPri1.hap1, whole genome shotgun sequence contains the following coding sequences:
- the CXCL16 gene encoding C-X-C motif chemokine 16: MAGGRVPLLLLLLLSELIWPGYANEGSVAGSCHCDERIASSSPLPPEVKDHLQKQLRAYQSCSGYIRFQLRLRSVCGGKQDSWVQELLRCFRLQECGHAHRKDLARRQHFPPHSAQSQESPDEAPAGANTTAQTNQATTLQSTQSPGAPGNESTTGPGNHSMGAGPEAQEDQKHLEESLGHAARTTATGTVLSLLAITLLLIAVLTYVLCKRRRQKIPWGIPEVPDP, translated from the exons ATGGCCGGGGGCCGCGtgcccctgctcctgctcctgctgctgagtgagCTAATTTGGCCAG GATATGCCAATGAGGGCAGTGTCGCTGGCAGCTGTCACTGCGATGAGCGAATtgcttccagctccccgctgccGCCAGAGGTGAAGGACCATctccagaagcagctccgggcTTACCAGAGCTGTTCAGGCTACATCAG GTTCCAACTGCGCTTGAGGAGCGTCTGTGGCGGCAAGCAAGACAGCTGGGTTCAGGAGTTGCTGCGATGCTTCAGGCTGCAGG AATGTGGACATGCTCACAGGAAGGACCTGGCACGCCGCCAGCATTTCCCTCCTCACAGCgctcagagccaggagtctccagaTGAAGCACCTGCAGGCGCGAACACCACAGCCCAGACCAACCAGGCGACCACCCTGCAGTCCACCCAGAGCCCTGGAGCACCGGGCAATGAAAGCACCACTGGGCCTGGGAACCACAGCATGGGAGCCGGGCCTGAGGCTCAGGAGGACCAAAAACATCTCGAGGAAAGCTTAGGTCATGCAGCTAGGACAACAGCCACCGGGACAGTGCTGAGCCTCCTCGCCATCACCCTCCTTCTTATTGCAGTTCTCACATATGTTCTGTGCAAACGCAGAAGGCAGAAGATCCCGTGGGGCATTCCAG AAGTGCCTGACCcatga